Proteins encoded by one window of Fischerella sp. PCC 9605:
- a CDS encoding GNAT family N-acetyltransferase has product MKSSIIRVADSSEDFRNIQEIRRKVFQKEQGVEQDLDFDGLDETCEQLIAYLDGECVGTARIRYLDEKTAKIERLAVLPMARGQGIGKKITEKALLVLASKNIPEVVIHAQEYIKGLYQQLGFQEEGEVFEEADIRHIKMRKKIC; this is encoded by the coding sequence ATGAAGAGTTCAATTATTAGAGTTGCTGATTCTTCGGAAGATTTTCGGAACATCCAAGAAATTAGAAGGAAAGTATTTCAGAAAGAGCAAGGAGTGGAACAAGATTTAGATTTTGATGGTCTAGATGAGACGTGTGAGCAGTTGATTGCTTATTTAGATGGAGAATGTGTGGGGACGGCTAGGATTAGATATTTGGATGAGAAAACGGCGAAGATAGAAAGGCTAGCTGTTTTACCAATGGCTAGAGGACAAGGAATTGGCAAGAAAATTACTGAAAAAGCACTGTTAGTTTTAGCTAGCAAAAATATTCCAGAAGTGGTGATTCATGCCCAAGAGTATATAAAAGGTTTGTATCAGCAGCTAGGTTTTCAAGAAGAAGGAGAAGTTTTTGAAGAAGCTGATATTCGTCATATCAAAATGAGGAAAAAAATTTGTTAG
- a CDS encoding glycosyltransferase family 39 protein produces MSNRKYPRKGYKSLLILSIIWLLGAVGDRIWLALDRSIPAWDQADYLTGTLTYWQALQDPKWWDGEWWQNFWMLSSKIPPLTYIVTAIVQNIFGTGPDQATLVMLLFSAILLGSVYGLGAVLISEAVGLWAAALCQIMPALYQLRLDFLLDYPLAAVVTFSFFCLTVWKLKVNSQQSTVNSQKSPHLPISPSPHPLLLAAAFGLSLGLALMVKQTALLFLLTPIVWIGFGALRQRHWGQLVQLIGALCLSVLVLSPWYRANWLLILTSGKRATLDSATAEGDAPLNTLQAWTYYWHQLPNQVSLPLLIVSIFALLLYWGSSLEKDAVTIRRGDTETEKFTASPRHRVPMSFSSSLKWLAIFLVGAYFLSSLNPNKDTRYTLPYLPVLSVFLAYGLTRFRSLWGQRLRWGTFGLAVLLMLFNLFPAGGSVGSWMTQVLSPNAQHYPYMKEELPHRQVIAQIIQTEPYLRSTVGVLPSTPKINQHNLNYYGALANFQVYGRQVGIRKKFVKQDGRSLSWFLTKTGKQGSVPNAQAVMVKTVEEGGNFQLSKSWELPGSGTIKLYHQQIPPIEVKPVSQQAQAKVTLLQVTVPEKAPPGVPVPVTYEWNGAWEELQNGIVLLTWRHSSDDKMSWIHDRGIGMGNLHAGANKPQGTLQVIERMAMLPPADIAPGNYNLEAIYLNRVSGESYSIPVPKVTLQIYPQATATIAPELDLITQLQVLAATLPHGTKALEQLFEEIGRINQYDPTQDYLEQARLSLEYRLQHVSQNRDWAYALALANVLQKKANGAIAALEQVTQLDSENPYAWAYLAFVQIYNWQPAAAEKSLQPSLVKNPNLVEIQALNGIAALMQGKVMKAWRIFKMINIEHR; encoded by the coding sequence ATGAGTAATCGAAAATATCCGCGCAAAGGCTATAAAAGTTTACTGATCCTCAGCATAATTTGGCTGCTGGGTGCGGTGGGCGATCGCATTTGGTTAGCCTTAGATCGCTCCATTCCAGCTTGGGATCAGGCGGATTATTTAACTGGGACGTTGACCTATTGGCAAGCTTTACAAGATCCCAAATGGTGGGATGGTGAGTGGTGGCAAAATTTTTGGATGCTATCTTCTAAAATACCGCCCTTAACTTACATTGTTACAGCTATAGTACAAAACATTTTTGGCACTGGGCCGGATCAAGCCACACTGGTAATGCTGTTATTCAGTGCTATTTTACTAGGTTCGGTTTATGGATTGGGTGCAGTATTGATTAGCGAGGCTGTGGGTTTGTGGGCAGCAGCACTATGCCAAATTATGCCCGCTCTCTATCAATTACGTCTAGATTTTCTCCTCGATTATCCTCTTGCAGCTGTTGTTACCTTCAGTTTTTTTTGCCTCACTGTTTGGAAATTAAAAGTCAACAGTCAACAGTCAACAGTCAACAGTCAAAAATCTCCCCATCTCCCCATCTCCCCATCTCCCCATCCTCTTCTATTGGCAGCAGCTTTCGGTTTATCTTTGGGATTGGCGTTGATGGTGAAGCAGACGGCGTTGTTGTTTCTGCTCACACCGATAGTATGGATTGGGTTTGGCGCACTTCGTCAACGCCATTGGGGACAGTTAGTGCAGTTAATTGGCGCTTTGTGCTTGTCGGTTTTGGTATTGAGTCCTTGGTATCGTGCTAATTGGTTACTGATCCTCACTTCTGGCAAACGAGCAACGTTAGACTCTGCTACTGCTGAGGGTGATGCACCCCTCAACACACTGCAAGCTTGGACTTATTACTGGCATCAATTGCCCAATCAGGTTTCTTTACCGTTGTTAATAGTGTCAATATTTGCGTTGCTACTTTACTGGGGAAGCTCATTGGAAAAAGACGCGGTGACAATCAGACGCGGGGACACGGAGACAGAAAAATTCACCGCGTCACCGCGTCACCGCGTCCCCATGTCCTTTTCATCCTCACTTAAGTGGCTGGCAATATTTTTGGTAGGTGCTTATTTTCTTTCATCTCTAAACCCAAACAAAGATACACGCTATACGTTACCTTATTTACCAGTACTTTCAGTATTTTTAGCCTATGGCTTAACCCGTTTCCGCAGTCTCTGGGGACAGCGTCTCCGTTGGGGTACTTTTGGTTTGGCAGTGCTTTTGATGTTGTTTAATCTGTTCCCAGCGGGAGGTAGTGTTGGCAGTTGGATGACACAAGTTTTGAGTCCGAATGCTCAGCATTATCCTTACATGAAAGAAGAATTACCCCATCGCCAGGTAATTGCCCAAATTATCCAAACAGAACCATATTTGCGTTCCACAGTGGGTGTATTGCCATCGACGCCAAAAATCAACCAGCACAATTTGAATTACTATGGGGCGTTGGCAAACTTTCAAGTTTACGGACGACAGGTGGGAATAAGGAAAAAGTTTGTCAAACAAGATGGGCGATCGCTTTCATGGTTCCTCACTAAAACTGGCAAACAAGGTTCTGTACCGAATGCTCAAGCTGTAATGGTTAAAACTGTGGAGGAGGGTGGCAATTTTCAACTCAGCAAGTCTTGGGAGTTGCCCGGTAGCGGTACTATCAAGCTTTATCACCAACAAATACCACCAATAGAAGTAAAACCAGTTTCTCAGCAAGCACAAGCCAAAGTTACCCTGTTACAAGTCACAGTGCCAGAAAAAGCCCCACCAGGAGTCCCAGTGCCTGTAACTTATGAGTGGAATGGTGCTTGGGAAGAATTGCAAAACGGTATTGTGCTGTTGACTTGGCGTCATTCCTCGGATGACAAAATGTCATGGATACACGATCGCGGTATCGGTATGGGAAATTTACATGCAGGTGCAAACAAACCCCAAGGTACATTGCAAGTGATTGAAAGGATGGCGATGTTACCACCTGCTGATATTGCACCAGGAAATTACAACTTAGAAGCGATTTACCTCAACCGAGTTTCTGGGGAAAGTTATTCAATTCCTGTGCCAAAAGTGACTTTGCAAATCTACCCACAAGCAACTGCTACAATAGCACCAGAGTTGGATTTAATCACGCAATTACAGGTGTTAGCAGCAACTTTACCTCATGGAACAAAGGCGTTAGAGCAACTTTTTGAAGAAATTGGACGTATCAATCAATACGACCCTACTCAGGATTATTTGGAACAGGCGCGGCTGAGTTTGGAATATCGATTGCAGCACGTTTCACAAAATCGAGATTGGGCTTATGCTTTGGCTTTAGCAAACGTGTTACAGAAAAAAGCGAATGGTGCGATCGCGGCTTTGGAACAAGTAACTCAATTAGACTCAGAAAACCCTTATGCCTGGGCATATTTGGCATTTGTCCAAATCTATAATTGGCAACCAGCTGCAGCCGAAAAATCCCTTCAGCCAAGTTTAGTTAAAAATCCCAACTTAGTAGAAATTCAGGCATTGAATGGAATTGCTGCGCTAATGCAAGGAAAGGTGATGAAAGCGTGGCGGATTTTTAAAATGATTAATATCGAACACAGATAA
- a CDS encoding SulP family inorganic anion transporter — translation MATSDTFEEPQLLRLGRLFGGLRGDLTGGLTAAVVALPLALAFAVASGVEPKAGLYTAIVAGIVAAIFGGSPVQITGPTGAMAVILVGIVAKYGIEKVWIAGVMAGIIQVALGVAKLGRLVKFIPYPVTAGFTNGIAVIIFCGQLNNFFGLQLTRSEHFLSGIWQTVTHVEAVNWAAVVLAMVVVVTKLLWPRINTKIPGSLVGLVLATAIAVYFHLDVPTIGSIPQSLPMPQGIPHWDDFSLIRELINPALALAALGSIESLLSAVVADGMTVSEKHNSDRELIGQGIANIIVPFFGGIPATGAIARTAVNVRSGGKTRLSGVIHGIALAMIVLTLAPLAAKIPLAALAGILMVVSVRMIEWEAIGLLVRATYSDFAVMILTWLVTILFDLVLAVEVGLIAAGVLFIKRMSDLSLAKISETEVFPPGTPLELGKEIAVYRVDGPLFFGAAERFVTFLRDEPEVKYLILRMRFVPNMDTTGLVALEDIYHDLKRHNCRLILTGLQPQVKQLLERSGLLKTIGLSNCFETTTDAICSISPHITGCSQPVATNFQSKELMELND, via the coding sequence ATGGCAACATCTGATACCTTTGAAGAACCACAGCTTTTGCGTCTGGGTCGCTTGTTTGGTGGACTGCGCGGCGATTTGACGGGAGGACTGACAGCAGCAGTGGTAGCCTTGCCTTTGGCTTTAGCCTTTGCGGTGGCAAGTGGAGTAGAACCAAAAGCTGGACTTTACACCGCTATTGTGGCAGGAATTGTAGCGGCAATTTTTGGTGGTTCGCCAGTACAGATTACAGGGCCAACAGGTGCAATGGCTGTTATCTTGGTGGGAATTGTTGCCAAGTACGGCATTGAGAAAGTTTGGATAGCTGGAGTAATGGCTGGCATTATCCAGGTAGCCTTGGGAGTTGCCAAACTTGGACGGCTAGTAAAGTTTATTCCCTATCCAGTGACGGCAGGTTTTACTAATGGTATTGCCGTCATTATTTTTTGTGGTCAGTTAAATAATTTCTTTGGTTTACAACTAACGCGTAGCGAACATTTTCTGTCGGGAATTTGGCAAACTGTAACTCATGTAGAAGCTGTCAACTGGGCAGCAGTTGTGCTGGCAATGGTGGTAGTTGTAACCAAGCTGTTGTGGCCCAGGATTAATACAAAAATACCAGGTTCTTTAGTGGGGTTGGTGTTAGCAACAGCAATAGCTGTTTATTTTCATCTCGATGTACCCACAATTGGCAGCATTCCGCAATCTTTACCCATGCCCCAAGGTATTCCCCACTGGGATGATTTTAGCTTGATTCGAGAACTCATTAATCCTGCTTTGGCTTTGGCGGCACTGGGAAGTATTGAATCGTTGCTATCGGCGGTAGTAGCTGATGGTATGACCGTGAGCGAGAAACACAATAGCGATCGCGAATTAATTGGTCAAGGGATAGCAAATATTATTGTTCCATTTTTTGGTGGCATTCCAGCCACAGGTGCGATCGCTCGGACTGCTGTCAATGTCCGTTCTGGCGGTAAAACCCGACTGTCTGGGGTAATTCACGGTATTGCCTTAGCCATGATCGTCTTAACTTTAGCACCCTTAGCGGCAAAGATTCCTCTGGCAGCACTTGCTGGCATTTTGATGGTAGTTAGCGTGCGGATGATTGAGTGGGAAGCCATTGGCTTACTGGTACGTGCTACCTACTCCGACTTTGCTGTGATGATTCTCACCTGGCTGGTGACAATCTTGTTTGACTTAGTTCTTGCTGTCGAAGTGGGATTGATTGCAGCCGGAGTCTTGTTTATCAAACGGATGAGCGATTTAAGCCTAGCCAAAATATCTGAAACAGAAGTATTTCCCCCCGGTACTCCTCTGGAATTAGGCAAAGAAATTGCTGTTTATCGGGTAGATGGCCCTTTATTTTTTGGTGCTGCGGAAAGGTTTGTTACCTTCCTCCGAGATGAGCCGGAAGTGAAGTATTTAATTTTACGGATGCGGTTTGTGCCAAATATGGATACGACTGGATTAGTCGCTTTAGAGGATATTTACCACGACTTGAAACGGCATAACTGCCGCTTAATTCTCACAGGTTTACAACCCCAAGTTAAACAACTACTAGAACGTTCAGGATTGTTAAAAACAATTGGGTTATCAAATTGTTTTGAAACAACCACAGATGCTATTTGTTCTATCAGTCCTCATATTACAGGATGTTCTCAACCTGTAGCGACTAATTTTCAATCAAAAGAATTGATGGAATTAAATGATTGA
- a CDS encoding ArsR/SmtB family transcription factor: protein MLFEPSYFKADFFKVLSNPVRIQILDTLRQGEQNVNYIAEWLEIDASSISQQLGVLRRLNLVTSRKQGNYVFYSIRDQAIFKVLDAALEVFNNHLVDVREALERME from the coding sequence ATGCTCTTTGAGCCTAGTTACTTCAAGGCAGACTTTTTCAAGGTTCTGTCTAACCCTGTGCGGATTCAAATCTTGGATACTCTGCGACAGGGTGAACAAAACGTGAATTATATTGCCGAGTGGCTAGAAATAGATGCTTCGTCAATATCTCAGCAGTTGGGAGTGCTACGTCGGCTCAATCTGGTAACGAGTCGCAAACAAGGTAACTACGTCTTTTACTCGATTCGCGATCAGGCTATTTTCAAGGTGCTGGATGCAGCACTGGAGGTGTTTAATAACCATCTTGTTGATGTGCGTGAGGCCTTGGAAAGAATGGAATAA
- a CDS encoding response regulator, whose protein sequence is MIILIDDYDLFRLLMRDLLKGQNYQVIATDNGITGLQLVQEQQPDLIICDTDMPGLNGFDIIEKLHQDLNTTKIPFVLLSYMANNTEREHAIQLGATAYLSKLTPLNQIVEKVASYLNN, encoded by the coding sequence TTGATTATATTAATTGACGATTATGACCTCTTTCGCTTATTGATGCGTGACTTACTGAAAGGGCAAAATTATCAAGTTATTGCAACGGATAATGGCATTACTGGTTTACAGCTAGTACAAGAGCAACAGCCGGATTTAATTATCTGTGATACAGATATGCCAGGGCTGAATGGTTTTGACATCATAGAGAAATTGCACCAGGATTTAAATACTACCAAAATTCCTTTTGTTTTGCTTTCATATATGGCAAACAATACTGAGCGTGAACACGCAATACAATTGGGAGCTACTGCTTATTTAAGCAAATTAACACCACTCAATCAAATAGTGGAAAAAGTTGCAAGCTACTTAAATAATTAA
- a CDS encoding ArsR/SmtB family transcription factor yields MVFKPSYFKADIFKVLSNPVRIQILDTLRTGEQSVNYIAEWLELEASSVSQQLAVLRSRNLVTSRKQGNYVFYSIRDPAIFKILDAALEVFNNHLVEVRDTLEQLE; encoded by the coding sequence ATGGTATTTAAGCCAAGTTATTTTAAAGCGGATATTTTTAAAGTCTTGTCTAACCCTGTGCGGATTCAAATCCTAGATACATTAAGAACGGGAGAACAAAGCGTCAACTATATTGCTGAATGGCTGGAGTTGGAAGCTTCCTCTGTGTCTCAGCAATTGGCAGTGCTGCGGAGTCGTAATTTGGTAACAAGCCGCAAGCAGGGAAACTACGTTTTTTACTCCATAAGAGATCCAGCTATTTTCAAAATTCTAGATGCAGCTTTAGAGGTGTTTAATAATCACCTAGTTGAGGTGCGCGACACCCTAGAACAATTGGAATGA